A stretch of the Pirellulales bacterium genome encodes the following:
- the sppA gene encoding signal peptide peptidase SppA: MNLDDPSPRPTPYGPPPPQVTERIIVAAAPQRSRLSMIVSLLFFVFLVLPGILVALMLVGAVASVTGGVDKTVDEHYHSLSKTAKDKIAIITVDGAIIDGEGFIKKQIDHVRDDKEVRAVVLRVNSPGGTVTASDYLYHHLRKMLAERKIPMVVSMGGIAASGGYYIAMAVGDGEKVIFAEPTTWTGSIGVIIPHYNVAGLMKTWDVEEDSIKSGPLKQMGTPTRPMTDEERAIFQHLVDDSFQRFQDIVKAGRPALAKDPDALAKVTTGQVFTTGEAISKGLVDEEGYIEEAIDRAAKLSGLSRDNLRAVKYKTRGGLMGLPFATESRSSLDLAALVDLASPRAYFLCTWQLPFATQAK, from the coding sequence ATGAACCTCGACGATCCCTCGCCACGTCCAACCCCTTACGGACCACCGCCGCCGCAGGTCACCGAACGAATCATCGTCGCCGCCGCGCCGCAGCGCAGCCGGCTGTCGATGATCGTCAGTCTGCTGTTTTTCGTCTTCCTGGTGCTGCCAGGCATTCTTGTCGCTTTGATGCTGGTGGGAGCGGTTGCTTCGGTCACCGGCGGCGTCGACAAGACCGTCGACGAGCATTATCACTCGCTTTCCAAGACCGCCAAGGACAAGATCGCGATCATCACGGTCGACGGCGCCATCATTGACGGCGAAGGTTTCATCAAGAAGCAGATCGATCACGTCCGCGACGACAAAGAGGTCCGCGCCGTCGTGCTGCGCGTTAATTCGCCGGGCGGGACCGTGACGGCCAGCGATTACCTGTACCATCACCTGCGCAAAATGCTCGCCGAGCGCAAGATTCCCATGGTCGTCAGCATGGGAGGCATCGCAGCCAGCGGCGGGTATTACATCGCGATGGCCGTCGGCGACGGCGAAAAAGTGATCTTTGCCGAGCCCACGACCTGGACCGGCTCGATCGGCGTGATCATTCCGCATTACAACGTTGCCGGCCTGATGAAGACCTGGGACGTCGAAGAGGACTCGATCAAAAGCGGTCCATTGAAACAAATGGGCACGCCGACTCGTCCCATGACTGACGAAGAGCGCGCCATCTTCCAGCACCTGGTCGACGACAGCTTTCAGCGGTTTCAAGACATCGTCAAAGCGGGGCGACCCGCTTTGGCCAAGGACCCGGACGCCCTGGCCAAGGTGACCACCGGCCAGGTATTCACCACCGGCGAGGCCATCAGCAAGGGGCTGGTCGATGAAGAAGGGTATATCGAAGAAGCGATCGATCGAGCCGCTAAGCTCTCAGGCCTGTCGCGCGATAACCTGCGCGCCGTGAAGTATAAAACGCGAGGCGGGTTGATGGGATTGCCGTTTGCAACCGAGTCGCGCTCGTCGCTCGATCTGGCCGCCCTGGTCGATCTGGCATCGCCCCGCGCGTATTTCCTATGCACCTGGCAATTACCGTTCGCGACGCAAGCCAAGTAA
- a CDS encoding TIM barrel protein, whose amino-acid sequence MFVAASTECFADLPLDAALQRLVDLEYNRVEITLLERSQQLKPSQVHADLDSAVSVCRETHRLTPVAYYVDIDAEGDLYYEQFSACCKLAKATKVVTLTVRSGEIGTPFNAEIERLRELVRIGSLDGVQIGLKTETGRMSQDPATAIVMCDNVKGLGITLDPSHFVCGPHKSGNYDQIFKYVIHLQLRDTTKDKLQVRVGQGEVEYGRLVTQLGKFRYNRALCVNILEQPESGVDHMAEMRKMRLLLESLL is encoded by the coding sequence GTGTTTGTCGCTGCGTCAACGGAGTGTTTTGCCGACTTGCCCTTGGACGCGGCGCTCCAGCGGCTAGTCGACCTCGAATACAACCGCGTCGAGATCACGTTGCTCGAGCGCAGCCAGCAGTTAAAGCCCTCGCAGGTTCATGCCGACCTCGATTCGGCAGTTTCGGTCTGTCGCGAAACGCATCGGCTGACCCCCGTGGCGTATTACGTCGATATCGACGCCGAAGGTGATCTGTACTACGAACAGTTCTCGGCTTGCTGCAAACTGGCCAAGGCGACCAAGGTTGTCACGCTCACCGTGCGGTCGGGCGAAATCGGAACTCCGTTCAATGCCGAAATCGAGCGGCTGCGCGAACTGGTGCGAATTGGTTCGCTCGATGGCGTACAGATCGGCCTGAAAACCGAAACTGGCCGCATGAGCCAAGACCCCGCCACTGCGATCGTAATGTGCGACAACGTCAAAGGGTTAGGCATCACGCTCGATCCCAGCCATTTTGTCTGCGGACCGCACAAGAGTGGTAACTACGACCAGATCTTCAAATACGTCATCCACCTGCAGCTTCGCGACACGACCAAGGACAAGCTGCAAGTTCGCGTCGGTCAGGGTGAAGTGGAATACGGCCGGCTGGTGACGCAGCTTGGTAAGTTCCGCTACAACCGTGCCCTGTGCGTCAACATTCTCGAGCAACCGGAATCGGGCGTGGATCACATGGCCGAGATGCGAAAGATGCGGTTGCTGCTGGAAAGCTTGCTGTAG
- a CDS encoding acetyl ornithine aminotransferase family protein, with the protein MRSTITTTPDVSRPVLLTSLPGPRAAAWIARDDQVLSPSYTRGYPLVAARGAGCTIEDVDGNLFLDFTAGIAVTATGHCHPEVTAAIADQAGKLIHMSGTDFYYTPEIELAERLARLAPGTQPKRVFFTNSGAESVEAALKLVRYHSRRQRVISCNGAFHGRTFGAMSIGGSKAIHQRGFGPLLPGVHRIPFNCDQSVLDEQFRTVCPPDEVAAIFVEPIQGEGGYRLPDPDFLPMLRRVCDEHGMLLVADEVQSGMGRTGKMFAIEHFGVTADVLCLAKGLASGLPLGAIVANADLMDWPSGSHASTFGGNPVCCRAALATIDLLEREYLANATERGAQLLTGLNRLVEQLPMLAHPRGRGLMVAVDILRDENPDPPRRDAVVDAAFQRGLLLLGCGKAAVRFCPGLCVTAEQVASALEIFADACHDATSN; encoded by the coding sequence ATGCGTTCCACGATCACGACAACGCCCGATGTCAGCCGACCGGTCTTGTTGACCTCACTCCCTGGCCCAAGAGCGGCAGCCTGGATCGCACGTGATGACCAGGTTCTGTCCCCGTCTTACACGCGCGGCTATCCGCTGGTCGCGGCGCGCGGCGCCGGCTGCACGATCGAGGATGTCGACGGCAACCTGTTTCTCGATTTCACCGCCGGCATTGCCGTGACCGCTACGGGGCATTGCCATCCCGAAGTCACTGCCGCGATCGCCGATCAGGCCGGCAAGTTGATCCACATGTCGGGGACGGATTTCTACTACACTCCCGAAATCGAACTCGCCGAGCGGCTGGCCCGCCTCGCTCCCGGCACGCAACCCAAGCGAGTCTTCTTTACCAATAGCGGTGCCGAATCGGTCGAGGCGGCCCTGAAGCTAGTGCGCTATCACTCCCGGCGGCAGCGCGTGATTTCCTGCAACGGTGCGTTTCACGGCCGCACGTTCGGCGCAATGTCGATTGGCGGGTCGAAAGCGATTCATCAGCGCGGCTTCGGACCGCTCTTGCCCGGCGTACACCGCATTCCGTTCAACTGCGATCAGTCCGTTCTCGATGAGCAATTCCGCACTGTTTGTCCGCCGGACGAAGTCGCCGCGATCTTCGTCGAGCCAATTCAGGGCGAAGGTGGGTATCGTTTGCCTGACCCGGACTTCCTTCCCATGCTCAGGCGCGTGTGCGACGAACATGGCATGTTGCTCGTGGCCGACGAAGTGCAATCCGGCATGGGGCGGACCGGCAAGATGTTCGCCATCGAGCACTTTGGCGTGACAGCCGACGTGTTGTGCCTGGCCAAGGGGTTGGCGAGCGGCTTGCCGCTGGGGGCGATCGTGGCAAATGCCGACCTGATGGACTGGCCCTCGGGCAGTCACGCATCGACGTTTGGTGGCAATCCGGTTTGTTGCCGCGCCGCGCTCGCAACGATCGATCTGCTCGAACGCGAATATTTGGCCAACGCGACCGAACGCGGCGCGCAATTGCTGACCGGCCTAAACCGGCTTGTTGAGCAACTGCCGATGTTGGCCCATCCGCGCGGGCGAGGATTGATGGTCGCCGTGGATATTCTGCGTGATGAAAATCCGGACCCACCGCGGAGAGATGCAGTCGTCGATGCGGCTTTCCAACGAGGATTGCTGCTGTTGGGTTGCGGCAAGGCGGCCGTACGGTTTTGCCCCGGCCTGTGCGTCACGGCCGAGCAGGTAGCCAGCGCGCTAGAGATCTTCGCCGACGCCTGCCACGACGCCACATCGAACTGA
- a CDS encoding aldehyde dehydrogenase family protein, producing MNVPVVVGSWQGRQYIAGHWRDSSAEVFENSNPANTSTVLGVYPRGTNADVDEAVQAARTAFASWRRVSRIRRGELFLNLANLIRRDTEELAAVLARENGKVLNEARAEVIEGLHMVEYVFGTARQPTGQVIDSEIEAKDLYVRRKPRGVVAVITPWNFPFAVPLWMLGPSLLEGNTTVFKPSEETPEIGQRLVQLFEEAGFPAGTINLVHGVGEEAGDALARHSDVDVVAFTGSYQVGAHIRRLAAEAAHKSCALEMGSKSAVIVCADADLPLAVNAALLSAFKTTGQRCVSAGRVLVHRSLVDRFAEMFVAQAKCLKFGDPFDATVFAGPMINQTGVDKVLEYNDLARREGARILLDGGRVTGEPYGRGLFLSPFVYVQEYRPSVRTIREEVFGPHVAIVPFDTDEQAIEIYNDTPYGLSMAVITEDYRRWRLFRDECDYGMGYVNLPCIGAEVHLPFGGVKRSGNGQPSAAALVDAVTHKIAFTVNYDRKITMAQGMSADVSDGKKTK from the coding sequence ATGAATGTCCCCGTTGTCGTCGGCAGTTGGCAAGGCCGTCAATATATTGCCGGTCACTGGCGCGACTCGAGCGCCGAGGTCTTCGAGAACTCGAACCCGGCGAATACTTCGACGGTGCTAGGTGTTTATCCGCGCGGCACCAACGCCGATGTGGACGAGGCGGTCCAAGCTGCGCGCACGGCGTTTGCCAGTTGGCGCCGTGTGAGCCGTATTCGCCGCGGCGAATTGTTTTTGAATCTCGCGAACCTGATACGCCGTGATACCGAGGAGCTGGCGGCGGTACTTGCGCGCGAAAACGGCAAGGTTCTGAACGAAGCGCGGGCTGAAGTCATCGAAGGCCTGCACATGGTCGAATACGTTTTCGGCACCGCACGCCAGCCCACGGGGCAGGTGATCGATTCCGAGATCGAGGCCAAGGACCTTTACGTTCGCCGCAAGCCGCGCGGCGTCGTCGCAGTGATCACGCCGTGGAACTTTCCCTTCGCGGTGCCGCTCTGGATGTTGGGACCGAGCTTGTTGGAGGGGAATACCACGGTCTTCAAGCCCTCGGAAGAAACGCCCGAGATCGGTCAACGGCTGGTGCAACTCTTCGAAGAGGCGGGCTTTCCCGCCGGCACGATCAACCTCGTTCATGGCGTCGGGGAAGAGGCCGGCGACGCCTTGGCCCGGCACTCAGATGTCGATGTCGTCGCCTTCACGGGCAGTTACCAGGTCGGCGCGCATATCCGCCGGCTGGCAGCGGAAGCGGCGCACAAGTCGTGCGCGCTGGAAATGGGCTCGAAAAGCGCGGTCATTGTGTGCGCGGACGCCGATTTGCCGCTGGCCGTTAACGCCGCCTTGCTGAGCGCGTTCAAGACCACCGGGCAACGCTGCGTCTCGGCGGGGCGTGTCCTCGTGCATCGCAGCCTGGTCGATCGCTTCGCCGAGATGTTCGTGGCGCAGGCCAAGTGTCTGAAGTTCGGCGATCCGTTCGACGCGACCGTCTTTGCCGGTCCCATGATCAATCAGACCGGCGTCGACAAAGTGCTTGAATACAACGACCTCGCCCGACGTGAGGGGGCGAGGATTCTACTCGACGGCGGCCGCGTTACCGGCGAGCCGTATGGCCGTGGCCTATTTCTATCGCCGTTTGTCTATGTCCAGGAATATCGGCCCAGTGTGCGCACAATTCGCGAAGAAGTATTCGGGCCGCACGTGGCGATCGTTCCCTTCGACACCGACGAGCAGGCGATTGAAATCTACAACGACACGCCATACGGATTGTCGATGGCCGTGATTACCGAAGACTATCGGCGCTGGCGGTTGTTTCGCGACGAGTGCGACTATGGCATGGGGTATGTCAATCTGCCATGCATCGGCGCCGAGGTGCATTTGCCGTTCGGCGGCGTGAAGCGCAGCGGCAACGGTCAGCCGTCGGCCGCCGCACTGGTCGATGCCGTGACGCACAAGATCGCTTTCACGGTGAATTACGATCGCAAAATCACGATGGCCCAGGGAATGAGCGCCGACGTTTCCGACGGGAAAAAAACGAAATAA
- a CDS encoding TraR/DksA family transcriptional regulator, giving the protein MARKDGMQKMRQLLVMRRDALRKALAGDLSLLKQLREQSAGDVVDFALDSAQDEINSQLAEVESRELARIEVALERIRTGEYGLCEACSGRIPVARLSALPYATLCIECQREAERTGNAGGAAGDWGRVMDSSSGDAELSINDIELDVS; this is encoded by the coding sequence ATGGCACGCAAAGACGGAATGCAGAAGATGCGTCAGCTTTTGGTGATGCGCCGCGACGCACTGCGCAAGGCACTCGCAGGTGACTTGAGCTTGCTCAAGCAATTGCGCGAGCAAAGCGCTGGCGATGTCGTCGACTTCGCGCTCGACTCGGCCCAAGACGAGATCAACTCGCAATTGGCCGAGGTGGAAAGCCGCGAATTGGCGCGCATTGAGGTCGCTCTGGAAAGAATCCGCACCGGTGAATACGGCTTGTGCGAAGCGTGCAGTGGGAGAATTCCCGTGGCGCGACTGAGCGCTCTGCCCTATGCCACATTGTGCATCGAATGCCAGCGCGAAGCGGAACGCACCGGCAATGCCGGCGGCGCCGCCGGCGACTGGGGTCGCGTGATGGATTCGTCCTCAGGTGACGCCGAGCTCTCGATCAACGATATCGAGCTGGACGTTTCGTAA
- a CDS encoding trypsin-like peptidase domain-containing protein, translated as MPRHRSSYNLAGLTLAAGTALGLLLHFPTAGQAQQGEVRSASMTSRDQQFESLAREVDQFQRQANILKTVIKLVSPSVVHIDAERVETLGRSRKGLVEEAGSGVIIEVAGKAYVLTNRHVIKNHNKADIKIRLYDNHELHPQQIWSDPDTDIALMLVTADDLVPARIGDSDQVEIGDAVLAMGSPFGLSRSVTSGIISAKGRRDLKLGEQGVRLQDFLQTDAAINPGNSGGPLINMRGEVVGMNTAIVSNSGGFEGIGFSIPINMVMVVARHLVEKGVVVRAFLGVTYDKNFDAEMATRLGLPRPYGARIEGLTEGGPAEAAKLRVDDVILKFNGVPVDDGDHLVNIVSMTEVNKSVPVIVWRDGQEVPLTARVGDAARFRKTPLVDNPR; from the coding sequence ATGCCACGTCACCGCTCGTCCTATAATCTCGCGGGCTTGACGCTCGCTGCCGGCACCGCGCTGGGCTTGCTCTTGCACTTTCCCACCGCGGGCCAGGCGCAACAGGGCGAAGTTCGCTCGGCGTCAATGACGTCGCGGGACCAGCAATTCGAGTCGCTGGCCCGCGAAGTTGATCAATTCCAGCGGCAGGCCAATATTCTCAAGACCGTGATCAAGCTGGTCAGCCCCTCGGTCGTACATATCGATGCCGAACGGGTCGAAACACTGGGCCGCTCGCGCAAGGGCCTGGTCGAAGAGGCGGGTTCGGGCGTCATCATCGAAGTGGCAGGCAAGGCGTACGTGCTGACCAACCGGCACGTGATCAAGAACCACAACAAGGCCGACATCAAGATTCGCCTGTACGACAATCATGAGCTACACCCCCAGCAGATCTGGTCCGATCCGGATACGGACATCGCGCTGATGCTCGTGACGGCCGATGATCTTGTTCCGGCGCGCATCGGCGACAGCGATCAGGTGGAAATCGGCGACGCCGTGCTGGCCATGGGCAGCCCTTTCGGCCTCAGCCGATCGGTCACCTCAGGGATTATTAGCGCCAAAGGGCGGCGCGATCTGAAGCTGGGCGAACAGGGGGTCCGGCTGCAGGACTTTCTGCAAACCGATGCCGCGATCAACCCCGGCAACAGCGGCGGCCCGCTAATCAACATGCGTGGCGAAGTCGTGGGAATGAACACGGCAATCGTCAGCAACTCGGGCGGCTTCGAGGGAATCGGGTTCAGCATTCCCATCAACATGGTAATGGTCGTCGCGCGGCACCTGGTCGAAAAGGGAGTTGTGGTGCGTGCGTTCCTGGGAGTCACCTACGACAAGAACTTCGACGCCGAGATGGCGACCCGACTCGGTCTGCCAAGGCCGTACGGAGCGAGGATCGAAGGGCTGACCGAAGGAGGCCCAGCCGAGGCCGCGAAGTTACGCGTTGACGACGTGATTCTGAAATTCAACGGCGTCCCGGTCGATGACGGCGATCACCTGGTGAACATCGTCAGCATGACCGAGGTCAATAAGTCTGTGCCGGTCATCGTCTGGCGTGACGGGCAAGAGGTTCCTCTCACGGCGCGAGTCGGTGACGCCGCCCGTTTCCGCAAGACGCCGCTGGTGGATAACCCGCGCTAA
- a CDS encoding nucleoside hydrolase, whose product MRRQDLQFGGFDADMQGGNPLVPRKVILDVDGGIDDALALTIALFDPRIEVVAVTAVGGSVPPERAARNVQTIVEALDPPRWPRVGAPTIPDRPLPADNCHIYGADGLGNNDFAVSELHHLHPAAKVIADEVRSAPDEVTIVCLGPLTNVAGAIRRDPSIATQFGQLVIRGGALAGGNVTQASEFNIYCDPQSARDVFRQPATMTLVPLDIATQVVMTFSELDKLPSESTRAGKLLRRILPFAFRTHRQEFGLEGMYLHDTVGLVAALHPELFVTERMAADVETQGELTVGETVFDRRPMPQWRHNLYVATKVDTAAVMDVVIRGITEAARAG is encoded by the coding sequence GTGCGCCGTCAAGACTTACAATTCGGCGGATTTGATGCCGACATGCAGGGAGGTAATCCGTTGGTGCCCCGCAAGGTGATTCTGGACGTTGACGGGGGCATTGACGATGCCTTGGCATTGACCATCGCGCTGTTCGATCCGCGCATCGAGGTCGTGGCCGTCACGGCCGTCGGCGGCAGTGTCCCGCCCGAGCGGGCCGCCCGCAACGTGCAAACGATCGTGGAAGCCCTCGATCCGCCCCGCTGGCCGCGCGTCGGTGCGCCGACGATCCCGGATCGGCCACTGCCGGCCGATAATTGCCACATCTACGGTGCTGACGGGCTGGGAAACAACGACTTCGCGGTTTCCGAACTGCACCATCTGCACCCGGCCGCGAAAGTGATCGCGGACGAAGTTCGCTCCGCCCCCGACGAAGTGACGATTGTCTGCCTGGGACCGTTAACGAATGTGGCCGGCGCCATTCGCCGCGACCCTTCCATCGCGACACAGTTCGGTCAGTTGGTGATCCGCGGCGGCGCACTCGCTGGTGGCAACGTCACGCAAGCGTCCGAGTTCAATATCTACTGCGATCCCCAATCGGCGCGGGATGTTTTTCGGCAGCCGGCGACCATGACCCTGGTTCCCCTGGACATCGCCACCCAGGTCGTCATGACCTTCAGCGAACTCGACAAATTGCCGTCGGAATCAACGCGGGCCGGCAAGCTGTTGCGCCGCATTCTGCCCTTCGCGTTCCGCACGCACCGCCAGGAGTTCGGCCTGGAAGGAATGTATCTACACGATACCGTCGGGCTGGTCGCGGCGTTGCACCCCGAGCTGTTTGTCACTGAACGGATGGCAGCCGACGTCGAGACGCAGGGTGAGCTGACCGTGGGCGAAACGGTTTTCGATCGTCGCCCCATGCCTCAATGGCGCCACAATCTCTACGTGGCGACCAAGGTCGATACGGCGGCGGTGATGGACGTCGTGATCCGCGGCATTACCGAAGCCGCCCGCGCCGGATAA
- the trpD gene encoding anthranilate phosphoribosyltransferase yields MIEETLGRIAGGEDLSVEDTSRAVEAIMLGLCSDAEIGLFLSGLRLKGETVQEIAGAAAAMRRHMTPIRTSRQGVIDTCGTGGDGSRTFNISTAAAIVTAAAGVPVAKHGNRRVTSTCGSADVLAVLGVNIEAGVPLVEACLDELGICFCFAPLLHGAMKNVARVRQQLGMPTIFNLLGPLSNPARAPFQLLGVGRPELRPDMAEALRLLGIERALVVCGEDGLDEVTLNGPTRVTEIAQNRAREFVWHPHDFGIEPSGLEDLLVTGPEESAAIIRGVLAGEAGRPRDIVVLNAAAALIAAGKATGPREAAQLAVVAIDSRAASELLAKLVAKTNA; encoded by the coding sequence TTGATCGAAGAGACGTTGGGACGAATCGCCGGGGGCGAAGATTTATCCGTGGAGGATACCTCGCGCGCGGTCGAAGCCATCATGCTGGGGCTGTGCAGCGATGCCGAGATCGGCCTGTTTCTGAGCGGTTTGCGGCTCAAAGGGGAAACCGTGCAGGAAATCGCGGGGGCGGCGGCGGCCATGCGTCGCCACATGACCCCGATTCGCACCAGTCGGCAGGGGGTGATCGACACTTGCGGCACCGGCGGCGACGGCTCGCGAACGTTCAACATCAGCACCGCTGCGGCGATCGTTACGGCCGCGGCGGGCGTGCCGGTAGCGAAACATGGCAACCGCCGCGTGACGAGCACCTGCGGTTCGGCCGATGTGCTGGCTGTGCTCGGCGTCAACATCGAGGCCGGCGTGCCGCTGGTCGAGGCCTGTCTCGACGAGTTAGGAATTTGTTTTTGCTTCGCCCCCCTGCTGCACGGCGCGATGAAAAACGTCGCTCGCGTTCGCCAGCAGTTAGGAATGCCAACGATTTTCAACCTCCTGGGCCCCCTTTCCAATCCCGCCCGAGCGCCGTTTCAATTGTTGGGCGTGGGGCGCCCCGAGCTGCGCCCGGACATGGCCGAGGCGCTACGCCTATTGGGCATCGAACGTGCGCTGGTCGTTTGTGGCGAGGATGGTCTGGACGAAGTCACGCTTAATGGCCCGACGCGCGTCACGGAAATCGCGCAGAATCGCGCGCGCGAGTTCGTTTGGCATCCGCACGACTTTGGTATCGAACCGTCAGGGCTGGAAGACTTACTCGTGACCGGCCCCGAGGAGAGTGCGGCGATCATTCGTGGTGTATTGGCGGGCGAGGCGGGACGACCGCGCGATATCGTCGTGCTGAACGCGGCCGCGGCATTGATCGCGGCGGGCAAAGCGACCGGCCCGCGCGAAGCAGCGCAGCTAGCCGTCGTGGCAATCGATAGCAGAGCCGCCAGCGAATTGCTCGCGAAGCTTGTGGCAAAGACCAACGCTTGA